The sequence below is a genomic window from Myxococcus xanthus.
CCCGGCTTTCCGTCCTCGCGGACCGACGTGCCCGCGCCGCCCGCGGCCTCGGGGGACCCGCGGCGCGTGGTGGAGGCAGAGCCGGTGGTCGAATCCACCACCGGCCGCATCCACGCCGACGACATCCGCGCCGCCATCCAAGCGGTGACTCCGCTCGTGCAGCAATGTTTCGAGGACGCGGCACAACGCAACCGGGGTCCGCAGACAGTGAAGCTGCGCTTCACCGTGGAAGCGGGCAGCGAAGGCGGGGTGATGGGCGCGGGCGAGCTGGTGTCCAGCACCATCCCCGACCCCTTCGTGCAGGCATGCGCGCTGGACTCGCTGCTGGACGTCCGCTTCCCGGCGCCCTTTAGCGGAGGAAAGGCGACGGTCGTCTACCCCTTCGAGTTCCGTGTCCCTGGGGAGACTGGCCGGTAGGGCCCGGTTTTGCGTAAGGTGCCGGAGCCCCCGACCCTTCATGCCCGTTACCGTCGAACAGCTTGGTCCCCATGACGCGGAAGCCCTTCGGGGGCTCCTGTCGAAGGACCCGGTCCACAACCTCTACCTGCTGGGGTTGCTGGAGGAGTTCGGCATCGCCCCCCGCGGCAGGGTGCCCTTTGCCTTCTACGGTCGCTTCGACAGCCAGGTCCTCACCGCCGCCGTGTTCGTGGGTGGCGACGGCGGGCTGGTGGTGCCCAGCGCGAGCGATGCGGGCGCCACCAGCGTCATCGCGGACGCGCTGTCCTCGCGCCTGACGCTGCGCTCCACCGTGGGCGACAAATCGTCGGTGGACGCGCTGCTGCGCAGCCTGGCCCCAGGCAAGCCACGCCTGTCGCGCACGCAGCGGCTGTTCAGCGTGTCGGCGGATGACCTGGGCCCCTTCACCAACCCGCTCTTGCGCCTGGCGAAGGAAGAGGACCTGCCCCGGCTGCTGCCATTGGCCCAGGGCTACGTGCGCGAGGTGCACGAGCGAGACCCATTGGCCGAGGACCCGCGCGGCTACGAGGCCCGCGTCATCCAGCGCGTGCGCCAGCGCCGCACCTACGTGTTGGAGGAGAATGGCGCGCTGGTGTTCAAGGTGGATATCGGCAGCCGCTCCCAGTACGGCGCGGAACTGGAGGGCCTCTACACGCTGCCCGCCGAGCGCAAGAAGGGCCACGCCCTGCTGTGCCTGGGCCAGATTTCCCGCCACCTGCTGTCCTCGCTGCCGCGGCTGACCCTGCGCATCGACGAGCGGGACGAGAGCACCGCCCGCATCGCCCGCAAGGTCGGCTACCTGGCCGGACGGACGTGGCGGCTCGTCCTGGTGGAGTAGCGGCCGGCCGCGTAAAGTCCGCGCCCGCATGAGCCGTCCCACGCCTTCCCGCCGTCCCCTCTCTGGAGAGGGCCCCGTCATTCTTCACGCCGCCACCGACCCGCGCTGGCTGCCCCTGGCGCTCGAGCGGTTCGACGAGGTGCTGGTGGACCATGCCCACTGCGAGAAGAAGGCCGCCGCCAACGCGCTGTCCATGCTCCAGGCCTACCCGGACCTGCCCGGGCTGCCCTCGCAGATGGCGCGGCTGGCGCGCGAGGAGAGCGCTCACCTGGCCCGCGTATTGGACTTGATGGCGGCGCGCGGCCTCACGCTGACCAAGGACGCGGGAGACCCCTACGCCCAAGGCCTGCAGAAGCTGATTCGCACGCCCGCCGCCGAGCGCCGCATGGACCGGCTGCTGGTGGCCGCCGTCATCGAAGCCCGCTCCTGCGAGCGGCTGTCCCTGCTGGCCGAAGGCCTCACCGACCCGGCCCTGGCGCGCTTCTACGGCGAGCTGGCCCAGTCCGAGGACGGCCATCAGTCCCTCTTCTACCGGCTGGCCGTCACCGCGTCCGAAGGCGACGAAACCAGCGTGAAGGCGCGGCTGGAGTGGATGCTGGAGCGCGAGGCGCAGGTCATCACCGACGTGGGGCTGCGCGCCGCCATCCACTGAGCCGTCACGGCCCCGTGGGCGCCCGCAGGCCCACGGCCGGGCGATGCGCCACCGGCGCCGGCGAGGAGCCCTTCTCCA
It includes:
- a CDS encoding AgmX/PglI C-terminal domain-containing protein, which encodes MSDRSSLIRWLVIPGVSLGVLILSAALSYWLTRPVHDELLPVGPPPAEELPAPQPPGTRIAPTPGLSPPSATPPPVQPPPGFPSSRTDVPAPPAASGDPRRVVEAEPVVESTTGRIHADDIRAAIQAVTPLVQQCFEDAAQRNRGPQTVKLRFTVEAGSEGGVMGAGELVSSTIPDPFVQACALDSLLDVRFPAPFSGGKATVVYPFEFRVPGETGR
- a CDS encoding GNAT family N-acetyltransferase, giving the protein MPVTVEQLGPHDAEALRGLLSKDPVHNLYLLGLLEEFGIAPRGRVPFAFYGRFDSQVLTAAVFVGGDGGLVVPSASDAGATSVIADALSSRLTLRSTVGDKSSVDALLRSLAPGKPRLSRTQRLFSVSADDLGPFTNPLLRLAKEEDLPRLLPLAQGYVREVHERDPLAEDPRGYEARVIQRVRQRRTYVLEENGALVFKVDIGSRSQYGAELEGLYTLPAERKKGHALLCLGQISRHLLSSLPRLTLRIDERDESTARIARKVGYLAGRTWRLVLVE
- a CDS encoding tRNA-(ms[2]io[6]A)-hydroxylase, translating into MSRPTPSRRPLSGEGPVILHAATDPRWLPLALERFDEVLVDHAHCEKKAAANALSMLQAYPDLPGLPSQMARLAREESAHLARVLDLMAARGLTLTKDAGDPYAQGLQKLIRTPAAERRMDRLLVAAVIEARSCERLSLLAEGLTDPALARFYGELAQSEDGHQSLFYRLAVTASEGDETSVKARLEWMLEREAQVITDVGLRAAIH